A region of Vigna radiata var. radiata cultivar VC1973A chromosome 6, Vradiata_ver6, whole genome shotgun sequence DNA encodes the following proteins:
- the LOC106763330 gene encoding uncharacterized protein LOC106763330, whose product MTENNQSSMAHVWVENGPLESTNKITAGWHVFPHLYGDSKTHFYATWTKDNYKKTGCYNVQCPGFVQIDRKNHLGSYFPTTSIYGGPIQEVLISITQDPKTKNWWIAAGNTNIGYYPAALFSNLGSADTAGWGGRTQANLGRASPPMGSGHFPDGNSIHSGYFRSPSVQDNSREEFTPNPIITKSFTDNSDCYTIDYYEPKVGFAGAVEFGGPGGANCGD is encoded by the exons ATGACAGAGAATAATCAAAGCTCTATGGCTCATGTATGGGTTGAAAATGGACCTCTAGAATCTACCAACAAAATAACTGCTGGATGGCAT GTGTTTCCTCATTTATATGGTGATTCAAAGACTCATTTTTATGCAACATGGACG AAAGATAATTACAAGAAGACAGGATGCTACAATGTTCAATGTCCAGGTTTTGTTCAGATTGACAGAAAGAATCATCTTGGTTCATATTTTCCTACCACATCTATTTATGGTGGACCAATTCAGGAGGTTCTAATTTCTATTACCCAG GATCCAAAGACAAAAAATTGGTGGATAGCTGCAGGAAATACAAACATTGGTTATTATCCAGCAGCATTGTTCTCGAACTTAGGATCAGCAGACACGGCTGGTTGGGGTGGAAGAACACAAGCTAATCTTGGTAGAGCTAGCCCTCCAATGGGATCTGGTCATTTTCCTGATGGAAATAGTATCCATTCAGGCTATTTTAGATCTCCATCGGTTCAAGATAATTCAAGAGAGGAGTTTACACCTAATCCTATTATAACTAAATCCTTCACTGACAATAGCGATTGTTATACTATTGATTACTATGAACCAAAAGTAGGGTTTGCTGGTGCTGTCGAGTTTGGAGGACCTGGAGGAGCCAATTGTggagattaa